In the genome of Euleptes europaea isolate rEulEur1 chromosome 7, rEulEur1.hap1, whole genome shotgun sequence, one region contains:
- the LOC130480544 gene encoding feather keratin B-4-like, with amino-acid sequence MSCGYIPSCAPSCMPSCAVPSCLPSCGSPCGYPVGGLSSLGSCGGVYGGAAPASSLGIVPGANIGCINQLPPSEVVIQPAPSVITVPGPILSASCDPLRVGGYSACGGSPQGYSRLSGRVCGYPC; translated from the coding sequence ATGTCCTGTGGCTACATCCCAAGTTGCGCTCCATCCTGCATGCCGTCCTGCGCTGTCCCGTCCTGCCTTCCATCCTGCGGCTCCCCGTGTGGCTACCCAGTTGGTGGTCTGAGCTCCCTGGGTTCGTGTGGTGGGGTCTACGGCGGCGCAGCACCTGCAAGTAGCCTTGGCATCGTCCCGGGGGCCAACATCGGATGTATCAACCAACTGCCACCCTCCGAAGTTGTGATCCAGCCAGCCCCTTCTGTCATTACAGTCCCAGGGCCCATCCTCTCTGCCTCTTGTGACCCTCTTCGTGTGGGAGGATACTCCGCCTGTGGGGGAAGCCCTCAGGGCTATAGCCGCTTGAGCGGAAGGGTGTGCGGTTACCCCTGTTAA